A portion of the Bufo gargarizans isolate SCDJY-AF-19 chromosome 7, ASM1485885v1, whole genome shotgun sequence genome contains these proteins:
- the GLT8D1 gene encoding glycosyltransferase 8 domain-containing protein 1, producing MTCRKVNIVIIVLAAVIFLLILHHNLLGLSDILKRQSSDFGLVGFQRIDFLPEAPEEKKISEVPVVITAVESRLGGVIAAINSISSNTQSTVTFYIVTMNDTKEHLRTWLSDPKLKNVKYKILDFDPRVLEGKIRAEERAKPLTFARFYLPALVPGVEKIIYLDDDVIVQGDIVELYKTPLKVGHAAAFSEDCDSVTTKYLVRGAGSQYNYIGYFDYKKEAIRKLGMKASTCSFNPGVFVANLTEWKQQNITRQLEKWMELDMAEELYSKTLAGSLTAPPLLIVFYKMHSSIDPMWHVRHLGSSTGKRYSFQFVNSARLLHWNGHFKPWGRAASYSEIWEKWYIPDPTGKFSIIRRNAEADRAK from the exons ATGACCTGCCGCAAAG TGAATATAGTGATTATAGTGTTGGCGGCCGtgatcttcctcctcatcctccatcataATCTGCTGGGTCTGAGCGATATACTGAAAAGGCAAAGTTCAG ATTTCGGCCTTGTAGGATTTCAGAGGATTGATTTCCTCCCCGAAGCTCCAGAGGAGAAAAAAATATCAGAGGTCCCTGTAGTTATCACTGCCGTAGAAAGTAGACTCGGAGGGGTCATTGCTGCAATCAACAGTATTTCCAGTAATACACAGTCCACTGTCACTTTCTACATTGTGACCATGAATGATACCAAGGAACATCTCAG GACCTGGCTTAGTGACCCTAAGCTTAAAAATGTCAAGTATAAAATTCTGGACTTCGATCCTCGGGTCCTTGAGGGGAAAATCCGAGCGGAAGAGCGCGCCAAACCT TTAACATTTGCAAGATTTTACCTTCCTGCTTTGGTCCCTGGGGTAGAGAAAATCATATATCTGGATGATGACGTAATTGttcaag GTGACATTGTGGAACTCTACAAGACCCCTCTAAAAGTGGGACATGCAGCTGCATTCTCTGAGGATTGTGATTCAGTCACCACGAAATACTTGGTCAGAGGAGCCGGCAGTCAG TATAACTACATAGGATATTTTGACTACAAGAAGGAAGCCATCAGGAAGCTGGGCATGAAAGCTAGTACCTGCTCCTTTAATCCAGGTGTTTTTGTAGCCAATCTAACTGAATGGAAGCAACAGAATATTACCAGGCAGCTTGAAAAATGGATGGAGTTAGACATGGC GGAAGAACTGTATAGCAAGACCCTCGCTGGCAGCCTCACCGCACCGCCACTGCTGATTGTCTTCTACAAGATGCACTCTAGTATTGACCCAATGTGGCACGTCAGGCACCTGG GCTCAAGTACTGGGAAGCGTTATTCCTTTCAGTTTGTGAATTCTGCCAGGCTTCTTCACTGGAACGGACACTTTAAACCATGGGGACGGGCCGCCTCATATTCTGAAATTTGGGAAAAATGGTATATTCCGGACCCCACTGGTAAATTTTCCATCATTAGAAGAAACGCAGAAGCTGATAGAGCCAAATGA